One genomic segment of Sminthopsis crassicaudata isolate SCR6 chromosome 4, ASM4859323v1, whole genome shotgun sequence includes these proteins:
- the UBE2G2 gene encoding ubiquitin-conjugating enzyme E2 G2, protein MAGTALKRLMAEYKQLTLNPPEGIVAGPMNEENFFEWEALIMGPEDTCFEFGVFPAILSFPLDYPLSPPKMRFTCEMFHPNIYPDGRVCISILHAPGDDPMGYESSAERWSPVQSVEKILLSVVSMLAEPNDESGANVDASKMWRDDREQFYRIAKQIVQKSLGL, encoded by the exons AGCTGACGCTGAATCCTCCGGAGGGCATCGTGGCAG GGCCCATGAATGAAGAGAACTTTTTTGAGTGGGAAGCCTTGATCAT GGGCCCAGAAGACACGTGTTTTGAGTTTGGCGTTTTCCCGGCGATCTTGAGCTTTCCCCTGGACTACCCGCTCAGCCCCCCGAAGATGAGATTTACCTGTGAGATGTTCCACCCAAACA TTTACCCGGACGGGCGGGTCTGCATCTCCATCCTGCACGCCCCCGGAGACGACCCCATGGGTTACGAGAGCAGCGCCGAGCGCTGGAGTCCAGTGCAGAGTGTGGAGAAGATCTTGCTCTCGGTAGTGAGCATGTTGGCGG aACCAAACGACGAGAGTGGCGCAAACGTGGATGCTTCCAAAATGTGGCGGGACGACCGGGAGCAGTTCTACCGCATCGCCAAGCAGATCGTGCAGAAGTCCCTGGGGCTCTAG